The Ralstonia pickettii DTP0602 genome segment CGCCCACCTTGCTGAACAGCGAGCGAATCTTGATGAGCTGCGGCGGCGTGATGTTGACGCTCTCGCGTTGAAAATGGGCCTGGGTAAGCTTGGCGCGGTCCAAGCTCTTTACGTCCACGGGCCTGGATGCCACGTCACTGGCCTTGAGTTGCCCGGCGGCCAGCAACGCGTAGATGGCGCCGTCAATGGCGTCGCGTGGCCAGCCGTAGGGTGGTGCTTCGAACTGGTCGCGAATTTCGGCGCCCTTCTTGCCTGGGCCGATGTAGGCGAGCAGCTTTTGGCAGACGGGGTGCTTGTCAACCTCCTGGCTGTGGCCCACGGCCTTGAGGGCTTCGAGGTTGCCCTTGCGTGCCTCGTCGAGCACCTTGCTCCACTGGTCGTGGTCGGCGGCGTCAAACTGGCTGTAGAGCCGGATGGCCGAGGTCTTGGCGGCGCGGTTGATGCGGTCGGCGAGGTCGTTGCCGTCCTGCGCCTCCTGGCCTCCAGCCTGGAACACGCGCACGCTGCCCAACAACTGGTCCAGCAGTTCGGCCAATTCCTTCTCGGCAGTGCGCTGGCGGCTTTCCATCGAGCGCTGGGCGTCGCGGCCTTCTTCGGTCGCGGGGCTGCCCTTCTTCTGCAGTGTGGTGCGTGCAGCTTCCAGCGCGACGATGGCGTTGGTCAGCTCGGTCTTGTGCTGGGCGGGCAGAAAGACGAACAGTGTGGGGTTGTCTGCCGGCTTGGCCTTGGCCTCGGCAATAACGGACTTCTCTTCGGCCTGCCAGCCATCCTGTATCCACAGATAAAGGTTCTTGTCGTGGTCCTTGGGCAGGGTGTCGTCGTAGGTCGGTGTGAGGCGGCGCTCAACGTTGTCCTTGCCCTGCACCACACGCACTTTCTTCAGCACGTCGCCGAAACGGGCCTTGAGTAGGTCGGCGCGCTTTTGCTCCACGCGTTGGGGCGCGGCCTTGAGTTCGGCTTCCTGGGCACGAAATTCGTCATACCAAGCGCTGGACTCCCGGGTCTGCAGGCGGTATTCGGTGCCGCTGCCGCCGGCCAGGGCCATGACCAGCCGGTCCTTGTTTTGCAGCTCGTCCAGCAACGCGGGCAGCTTCTTGCGCAGCTCAGCGGAGCCAGCCGAGAGGTCGGTGACAAGCAGGTCGGCCAACGCGTCTTCGGTGGCCTTGAGGCCTATATCCATGGCAGCGTCGGCCGGCAGCTTGTTGATGAGGTAGATGAGCTTGAGCAGTTGGGCCTTGAGCTGGTCCTCGGCGTCGCCCGCGGCGAAACGCTGGACATTCTCGAACACCTCCTTGGGCAGTTGCGCGGTGGAGACCAAGTTGGCGGCAATCTGGTCGTAGAGGAAGTCGCCCGATACGACATGGCCCAAAGGTGCGTCGGCGGTGGCCAACACCGCCTCGTGCACCACACGCAGCTGGCTGCGCAGCTGCGACACAGTGCCAGTGGTATCAATGGTACGCAGGACTCGTTCCCAAAAGCGGCGGCGTACTGGCAGCAGCGGATAGTCCGAGGTCATCACGTCCTCGTCTTCGGTGACGTGCTCAAGCTTCGTGCCCCGCAAATGGCGGGAAATCTCGCCCAGGTTGGCGCGCCACAAGTGCTCTACCTCCGGCTGCGCGGTAGGCTTCTTGGCCAGGATAATTTGGCGGGTGACATTCTCGACGTCCCAATCGCCCAGCATCACCTGCACCGGAAAACGCCCCATCAGGCGCTGCAAGTTGGGCATGCCGGATAGAGCCGATTGGCCGGTGCCCACGAAGAGCAGCTTGCCGTTGAAGTGCTTGGACAGGGTCTCGGTGACCTCCTGTACCTGGAAGGCCTTCTCGGCGTCGGCGCCGATGTATTGCTGCACCTCGTCCAGCACTACCAGGGTCAGAGGAAACTTGCTATCCATCGATAGCGCGGCATCGATAGCATCTACCAGTTGGTCGCTGGTGATGTCAGTAACTTCGGGGAACTGGTTCTTCAGAATCAGTCTCAGGTCCTTCTGGCTGGCCGCCAGGTCGGGGCGATGCTTCAAAAGCGACTGAGCCAGCGCCATGGAAACGTACATCTCAGGCAAAGCCTTTTCAAGACTGCGTCCTTCAGATTCAAGGTCAGCACGCACCGCTTCCAAAATGCCTTCACGCCTCAGCCACATGTACAACTGTGCTTGGTTGTATTGAGCCGGAAGCCCCTTGGACTTGAAAATGATGCTGAGTAGCGCAAGGCGAATGTTGTTGCCCGCCCCTGAACCGAGCTTTCCGGCAGCCGCGTGCAAGGCGCCGTAACGCTTGCCTTGAGTGCTGAGCTCCTTCAGGTGCTCAAACACGCCGGTAGGCAGCTTGGCCAGGCTGCGGGCGGTGGCGCCGTCGGCGAACTGGTAGTCGGTCCAGAGCGTACGCAGCATCTTGGCCACGTGCGACTTGCCGCTACCGTAAAAGCCGGAAATCCACACCCCCGGCTGCTCGGCACCAGCGTCCAGGTTGAGCAGAAACTTGTCGAGGATGGTCTCCAGCCCCTTCTCGTACTGGCCATCGCAAACGAAGGTCTCTAGCTCGTAGCGCAAAATTGCCTGGGCGGCATCGGAGTGGTCTTCAGAGACCTCCGCGACCCCATTGTTGACGAGGCGGTTTTCCTTGGGGGGCTTGTTGTAGATGTCCCTGTTCAGCATGATGGTCCGTGGTCTTTTTATTGGTCGCGGGGTCAGTCTTGGGCCAGAAGCGGTACGGCCAGGTAGTTCCAGCCGTCGCGTGCGTCCAGCAGACGATAGGTATGGTTTTCTGGGTGATGCTCGCCTGGGAAGAACACCAGCAGCCGGCCCTGAACGGCTTCCTTGATGCCTTCGACGACTGATGAAACGCGTGCCAATCCAAAAAGTGTGCCGACGCCTAGTAACGCCACTACGGTGTCGGGGCCAGCCTCGGCGCTGATGCGGGCCTTCAACTTGCTATTGAGGTCGGTCACAAATTCGGTTAGCTCGCCAGTCTGGTAGCCGGCCAAGTCCTCGGGTGACTCGAAGTAGGCGTCGCGGTATTCCTGCGATGCCATCCATTCGGGAAAGGCATGCGTCAGGTCCAAGAGCAGCCACTGCTTGCTAGCTTGCTGCGTGACAAGCTCAAACTCGCCGACGTTGGCGCGCAGGCGTAATTCGTCGGTTTTGTCGTAGACCGCAAAAATGACGCGCTGGATTGCTGCGAGCCCTGCCTGCCACGGCACCGTGAGATGTTGGCGATAGGCGGACACTAGTCTGGCGACCTTAGACGACATGCGAAACCTCCTGACGAATCTGTTCTTCTTCGGGGGTGAGGTAACCAGGGAAGCGCACTTCCTTCACGCCGCCGGCGTTCATGAAAACGAGCAGTCCCCGATGAGACGCCGAGTTTGCGACCGCCTCCAGCTCATCTGGTGAGCCACTCACCAAGCCCATCCACTCGGATGAGAAAAGCCGCTGGCCAGTACGACCTTCTAGGTAACCCAGGAACAACAGCAGCGTGACGGATTCGGGGTGCAGCTGAGGCATGACTCGCACCTTGCGCACGCGCCCGTGCAGGAGGCCGGCATCGGTCCAGGTGCCTGCGACGTTTTGGGCAAAGGATTTCAGCGATGCTGGGCTGAAGCGGTCCGGGTGGTTGACGCTGAGGAAGTCCTCGACCGTCTCGCGCGGGACGGTCGCCCCGAGGGATTGCGCCAGAACAAACGACTGAGTGCCACGCAGCAGCGGGTCGCGTGCAAGGGCAACAGCAAGGGCTAGCAGTGGCTGGGCTGCTTCGTCCAGGGCCCATAGGCGACGCAATGCGCGGAAGATAGGGTTGGCGGGGTCCAGCGCGTACAGTGTCGCAAGGTGTCGCAATGCGAGCTCTCGCGCCTTGCGAGTGGGCTTGCCTAAAACATTGTCGTCAATGACCGCGGTGGTGTAGTTTGCACGAGTAGCCTCCGGCGGGGTGTGCGACAGCAGCAGGCGCAGGTCGTCCAGCATCATAGTCCGAGCAGCATGCGGACCATTGATGCCAAACCGGAATCCCAGGCTCAAGAGTAGAGCGTCGCGCTGCTCAGTCACGTTCCTGTTCCCTCGGCTTGGTGTTACGGAGCGCGTCGGTTGGAACCCCATCTAGCGGATAGCCTTGGGAACGACAGTATGCCACCACCATGACCTCAACCATGTTGGCCAGGCTACGCATTTCGCGGTCGGCTGCAGACTGCAGCGCCGTCTTGATGTGCGGCTCCACCCTGACACTGACCACTTGGGATTTGGCGATGGCCATCGCGGGGCTCCTGTAAGTAAAGCGCTAGCAATCCGCGAGCATAACGCAGCATGCATGTACTTTACTAGCCGGCAATGGCGCATCTAACGCAGCAGAGCGAAGGCATGTGATACGCAACCACGGCGGGGTAAAAGCCCCCTTCCGTCAGCGCCCTGCGAACGAGAGACGCAAGTAGTTAAACTCCAAAAACCTCGCTTCGGCACGTTTTTGTTTGCGTCCCCTTTGCACCAAAAGGCGAGCGTTGGCGCAATTTGCTTACAACACGGTTACATGGGAGCCAAAACGGACAAGGGGCTACAACGCAGAACGCTGTAACCCCTTGATTTGTATGGTGGGTCGTGCGTGACTCGAACACGCGACCAACGGATTAAAAGTCCGCTGCTCTACCGACTGAGCTAACGACCCCAAAAAACAGAACCGCGATTATAGTGACACGATTCCCGATGTGTCAAGCGCACGGCAGCTCAGGCCATGCGCTCCAGCCGCCATATCTGGTAGCGGAACGCCAGCACCGCACCCGATAGGATACCCCCCAACGCGATAAAGGAGCCGATCGCCAGCGTCGACACGCCCGACAGCCCCTGCCCCACCGTGCACCCCAGCGCGGTCACGCCGCCGGCCCCCATCAGGATGCCGCCGACCATATGGTTGGCGACGTCCTCCGCATTGCCGAAACCTTCCCAGCGGAAAGTGCGCGTGGCCAGCGCATAAACCGCCGCACCGGCGATCACGCCGAACACGCTGACGATGCCGATAGTCAGCACCTTGCTCTTGTCGCTGAACATCATCAGCCAGTCAAGCGTATAGGCATACGGCGCGACGAAGCTCAGGCTTTCCATGCGGCCGCTGTTGGTCGACACAAACAGTTCTTCGAGCGTGTTCGGGTCTTCCGACACATAGCCGAGATGGCCCGACACGTACCACATCGCCACGATGATCAGGCCGACGCCGGTGCCGCCGAGAAGGTTATCGAACGAGCGGAAGCCACGGCCCGCCAGCGCCCACAGCACCAGCACGCCGCCCAGCAGCAGGCCCAGGCCGAGTTGCAGCGCGCCGCGCGCGAGCCCGGTGCCCAGCGCCAGCACCGACGGCAGGTCCTGCGTGGTCGGCAGCGTTACCGCGACAGCATCAACGGTGTTCACACGCACCACGCCAAACAGCCCGCGCAGCGTCATATAGGCCGACAGCCCCAGGAACACGAACACCACCAGCGACTTCAGGTTGCCCGCACCGATGCGCACCAGCGTCTTACTGCCGCACCCCGACGCCAGCACCATGCCGAAGCCGAACATCAGCCCGCCGGCCAGCGCCGACAGCCAGCCCAGCTTGCTGGCGGTGTAGATGGTCTTGGTCGGGTCGACCGCGCCCATCCACGCCAGCACGCCGGTGCCGATCATGGCCACGCCGATCGCCAGGCCCCACATGCGCATGCGGGTCCAGTCGCCCATGTTGACCACGTCGGAGACCGCGCCCATGGTGCAGAAGTGCGTGCGCTGCAGCACGGCGCCGAACAGGAAGGTCAGGACGAAAGTGCTCAGCAGCACGGTGCGCGAGAGCGCGGCGAGGTCGATATCGGGCATGTGTGGGGGGCGGAACGGCGGCGGGTGATGAGGCGGTCTGGGTGCTCAGGCGGCGCCCTGGTAACGCGTGGGATCGGGCACGCCGGCGGCCTCGAAGCCGGCCCGCCGGATGCGGCATGAATCGCACACGCCGCAGGCACGGCCGTCGTCGTCGGCCTGGTAGCACGACACCGTCAGGCTGTAGTCCACGCCCAGGCCGATGCCGGCGCGGATGATCTCGGCCTTGGTCAGGTCGATGATGGGCGCGTGCAAGCGAAAGCGGTCGCCCTCGACCCCGGCCTTGGTGGCGAGGTTGGCCAGGGTCTCGTAGGCGGCGACGTATTCCGGGCGGCAGTCCGGGTAGCCGGAGTAGTCGACCGCATTGGCGCCGAAAAACAGGTCGCGCCCGCCGACGGCCTCGGCCCAGCCAAGCGCCAGCGACAGCATGATGGTGTTGCGCGCCGGTACGTAGGTGACGGGGATGCCGGTGGAAGCGCCGTCGGTCGGCACCTCCAGCGTATCGTCGGTCAGCGCCGAGCCGCCGAAGCGGCGCAGATCCAGGTCGATGATCTCATGGCGGGTGGCGCCCAGGGCCGCGGCCACGCGCCTGGCGGCTTCCAGTTCGGACGAATGGCGCTGGCCATAGCGCATCGACAGCGCATAGGTCTCGAAGCCCTGGGCGCGGGCCATGGCGAGTACGGTGGCGGAGTCGAGTCCGCCGGAAAGCAGGACGATGGCGCGTTTGGTCATGATGGGGGGCGCGCGCCGAATCAGGCGCGCAAAACGTTCAGGCGAATCGCATATTCTAGCGCGAGCCAAGAAAAAGGCCCGCCGGAGCGGGCCTTGCGGACAGCCAGCGGCAAGCCGCCGTCGCCAGTTACTTCAGCGTCTTCAGCCGGTTGCTCGCCGCCTGCGCGCCTTCGGTGCCCGGATACTTGGCCACCACCTGCTCCAGCGTCTTGCGCGCGGCCGCCTTCTGGCCGGACTCGAGCTGGTTGTTGGCGACCGCGATCATCGCATCCGGCACCTTGGGGTGCGTCGGATTGTTATTGATCATGGTCTGCAGCACCGAGGTGGACCCCTTGTAGTCGCGCTGCGCGTAGAGCGAGTTGCCGAGCCAGTACTGCGCCAGCGGCAGGTACGGGCTCTGCGGGTACTTCTTGACGAAGGCCGAGAACGAATTCCCGGCGCTTTTGAAGTCGCCCGCCTGGAACTGCTTGAGCGCGGCATCGTATTCGGGCTTTTCGCCCGGCTGCGCCACGCCTTCGCGGCCTTCGACCGTGACCTGCTGCGGCTCGAATTTCTTCAGGCGCGCATCCAGGTCGGCGTAGTAATCCTTCTGCTGCTTCTGCAGCGCGTCCACCGTGTTCTGCAGCACTTCGTTCTGGCCGCGCAGCCGCGCCACTTCCTGGCGCAGGCCCTCGAGCTGGTTCTGCATGTCGAGCGTGGTGCGGCTGTTCTGCTCGATGCGCTGGGTCGCGGTCGCCTGGAAACCGTTGAACTGGTCGCGCAAGGTGATGACCGCTTTGCGCGCCTCGTCATCGTCGAACACTCCGGCATGCACCTGCGTGAGCGGCAGCATGCCGCCGCCGGCGACGGCGGCGAGCCACAACAGGGTGGAAACGCGTGCTTTCATGGATGGCAATCCGCAGATCAGTAGTTGATGTCCGCGCGGCGGTTTTCAGCCCACGAGGCTTCATCATGGCCGGTGGCCTTGGGCTTTTCCTTGCCCAGGCTGACGGCTTCCATCTGGCCGTCGGGCACGCCCATCGAGCCCAGCGAGCGGCGCACGGCTTCAGCGCGCTTCTGGCCCAGCGCCAGGTTGTACTCGCTGGTGCCACGCTCGTCGGTGTTGCCCTGGATCAGGATCTTGCGGCCTTTGTTGGAACCCAGGTACTTGGCGTGCTCGGTCAGCATGCCCTGGTAGTCAGACTTGACGGAGTAGCTGTCGAAGTCAAAGTACACGCTGCGCTTGGCCAACGGGCTGTTCGGGTCGTTCAGCGGGTCGGCGGCCGTCACCGGGGTGACCGCGCGCGGATCCGTACCGACGCCGCCCTTGCCGGCGCCGGCATTGGCGGTGTCGTCCAGCTTGACGCCGGAGCTGCAGGCGCCCAAGGCCAGCAGTGCGGCAACGGCAAGGGTTTTGCTCATCAGTTGGGGCATGGTGAATGACTCCTGTTATTGCATGAAAGGACCCCAGGACGGCTCGCGAACATCGCCGGACTGGAGGGACAGAACCTGCCGGGTACGCCCGTCAGTGGAAACCGCCGCCAGGACCGCGCGACCGCCCACGCGGGTGGCATAGAGGATGTACTTGCCGTTGGCGGCGAAGCTCGGGGCCTCGTCGTTGGCCGTATCGGTCAGCGACGTCACGTCGCCGTTGCTCAGGTCCTGCAGTTGCAGCTTGAAGCCACCCGCGCGCGAGATGTACGCCAGGTACTTGCCGTCCGGCGAGATGCGCGGGCTTACGTTGTAGCTGCCCTTGAAGGTGACACGCTGCGCCCCGCCGCTTTCCTCGCCGCCGGCGGGCATACGGTAGACCTGCGGCGCGCCGCCGCGGTCGCTGGTGAAGTAGATGCTCTTGCCGTCGGGCGAGTACTGCGGCTCGGTGTCGATGGCGCTGCTGCGGGACAGGCGGCGGATGCCGGAGCCGTCCGCGTTGACCTGGTAGACCTGGGTATTGCCGTCGCGCGACAGCGCCAGTGCCAGGTGCTGGCCGTCAGGCGACCACGACGGCGCGCTGTTGTTGCCCTTCTGGTTCGACACCAGCGTGCGCTTGCCGGTAGCCAGGTCGTGCACGTACACCACGGGCTTCTTGGCCTCGAACGAGACATAGGCCACGCGGCGGCCGTCCGGCGACCACGACGGCGAGATGATCGGCTCGTTGCTGGTCAGCGCCACCTGCGAGTTCTGGCCATCGGAGTCGGAGATCAGCAGCTGGTAGCGGCCACCCACGCGCGACACGTAGGACAGGCGCGTGGCAAACACGCCGCGCTCGCCCAGCAGCTTTTCGTAGATGTAGTCGGCGATCTTGTGCGCGGTCACGCGCAGCTGGCCCTGGTTGACGGTGAAGGCCAGCCCGCCCAGGCTCTGGCCCTTGACGGTGTCGTACAGGCGGAAGCGCACTTCGTACTGGCCGCCACCGGCCGGGGTTACGCTGCCGGCGACGAAGGCGTCGGCGCCGCGCGACTTCCAGCTGCCGAGGTCGACGTTGGCGGATTCCGCCACCGTGGCGCCGCCGGGATCGACATTGCGCAGGCGGCCGCTGCGCGCCAGATCCGCGCGGATGATGGCGGTCAGGTTCTGCGGGGCCTGGGCTTCGCCCTGGAAGTTGGCGGTGGCGACGGGGATCTGGCTGGAGCCGACGCCGGAGATCTCAACATTCAGCTGCGCGTGCGCGGCGCCTGCCGCCATCGTCAGCGCCGCAGCCAGCCACGCCATCAGCGCGCGGCGGCCCGCCAGGGGACTGGCGGAAAATGCGGGTAGGGTTGCGGGTTGAGTTGCGTTGTGCCGCCTCGCGGACAGCCAGTTGGGGGCCCAAAGCTTTCGCATGCTGCTCCTCAGTCGATTTCAAGATTCGTCGGGCACGGCAGGCATCGGCAACACGGGCAGGTCGGGCGCTGCGCATGGCGCACTCCCGTTCTGCGTGCGCGTTGCACACTGCCGGCTGCGTCAGGCAACCTGCCATGGTAGCGATGGGACCGGACCCCGGCGATGATGGTTGCATTATGTTGCAAATCATGACGCCCGGGTCACTCAGTCCTTCGGCCGGAAGGTGATGGTAAAGCTGCCTGGCGCCTTGCCATCCTCATCGCGCGGCAGCGGGTCGGAACGCTCGACCGCGCGCAGCACGGCGTTGTCCCAGTCCGAATTGCCGCTGGACTTGGACAGGCGCGCCGACATCAGCGAGCCATCCGGCGCCAGCCGCACCGACACCACCGCGGTCGGGTTGCCCTGCACGTCTTCGGTGAAGACGATGTTCGGTTTCACGCGGCGGCGCACGCGGTCGGCATAGCCCGGCGACGCCTTGCCGCCGCCACCGGCGCCCGCGCCGGCCGAACTGCCGACTCCGCCACCGCCCGCGTTCGAGCCGCTGGCCAGCGCCTGCAGGCGCGCCAGTTCGCTCTGGCGCTGCGCATTGGCCGCGGCCTCGCGCTTGGCCTTGGCGTCGGCATCCGCCTTGGCCTTGGCCTTGGCCTCGGCCTCATTCTTCGCCTTCGCGTCCGCCTGGGCCTTGGCCTTGGCGTCCGCTTCCTTGCGTTCGGTTTCCTTGCGCTCGGCCAGTTCCTTGCGCTGCTGCTCCTGCTGCGCAGCCTTCTTCTTCGCGTCGTCCTTGCGCTGCGCTTCCTTGCGCTCGGCCTCGCGCCGCTCGTCTTCCTTGCGGGCGGCTTCCTTGCGCTCGGCCTCCTTGCGCTCCGCTTCCTTGCGGGCGGCT includes the following:
- a CDS encoding hypothetical protein (K10487: BTBD16; BTB/POZ domain-containing protein 16) gives rise to the protein MLNRDIYNKPPKENRLVNNGVAEVSEDHSDAAQAILRYELETFVCDGQYEKGLETILDKFLLNLDAGAEQPGVWISGFYGSGKSHVAKMLRTLWTDYQFADGATARSLAKLPTGVFEHLKELSTQGKRYGALHAAAGKLGSGAGNNIRLALLSIIFKSKGLPAQYNQAQLYMWLRREGILEAVRADLESEGRSLEKALPEMYVSMALAQSLLKHRPDLAASQKDLRLILKNQFPEVTDITSDQLVDAIDAALSMDSKFPLTLVVLDEVQQYIGADAEKAFQVQEVTETLSKHFNGKLLFVGTGQSALSGMPNLQRLMGRFPVQVMLGDWDVENVTRQIILAKKPTAQPEVEHLWRANLGEISRHLRGTKLEHVTEDEDVMTSDYPLLPVRRRFWERVLRTIDTTGTVSQLRSQLRVVHEAVLATADAPLGHVVSGDFLYDQIAANLVSTAQLPKEVFENVQRFAAGDAEDQLKAQLLKLIYLINKLPADAAMDIGLKATEDALADLLVTDLSAGSAELRKKLPALLDELQNKDRLVMALAGGSGTEYRLQTRESSAWYDEFRAQEAELKAAPQRVEQKRADLLKARFGDVLKKVRVVQGKDNVERRLTPTYDDTLPKDHDKNLYLWIQDGWQAEEKSVIAEAKAKPADNPTLFVFLPAQHKTELTNAIVALEAARTTLQKKGSPATEEGRDAQRSMESRQRTAEKELAELLDQLLGSVRVFQAGGQEAQDGNDLADRINRAAKTSAIRLYSQFDAADHDQWSKVLDEARKGNLEALKAVGHSQEVDKHPVCQKLLAYIGPGKKGAEIRDQFEAPPYGWPRDAIDGAIYALLAAGQLKASDVASRPVDVKSLDRAKLTQAHFQRESVNITPPQLIKIRSLFSKVGVPCQPKEELAKVPTLLAKLREQAAKAGGTAPAPVAPELALIEAIEGQSGNAQLLELYNRVDDIVALSKSWTQTADDIAKRLPVWQQLTELLRHAKTLGPYATFKAEVDAIEAQRSLLAEPDPVRPLLDKAVDLLRQALKAKLDAFQQALAQQQTQLHADADWARLTDAQRTELTQAHNLAAPATVSLGTPAQLQDALDECDLDHWLAKRQALPSRFEAARYAAVQLLKPNVVHVAIPRRTLNDEAELRAWLAEVEILLAVKLKQGPVAL
- a CDS encoding hypothetical protein (K14484: IAA; auxin-responsive protein IAA) produces the protein MAIAKSQVVSVRVEPHIKTALQSAADREMRSLANMVEVMVVAYCRSQGYPLDGVPTDALRNTKPREQERD
- a CDS encoding transporter (K07112: K07112): MPDIDLAALSRTVLLSTFVLTFLFGAVLQRTHFCTMGAVSDVVNMGDWTRMRMWGLAIGVAMIGTGVLAWMGAVDPTKTIYTASKLGWLSALAGGLMFGFGMVLASGCGSKTLVRIGAGNLKSLVVFVFLGLSAYMTLRGLFGVVRVNTVDAVAVTLPTTQDLPSVLALGTGLARGALQLGLGLLLGGVLVLWALAGRGFRSFDNLLGGTGVGLIIVAMWYVSGHLGYVSEDPNTLEELFVSTNSGRMESLSFVAPYAYTLDWLMMFSDKSKVLTIGIVSVFGVIAGAAVYALATRTFRWEGFGNAEDVANHMVGGILMGAGGVTALGCTVGQGLSGVSTLAIGSFIALGGILSGAVLAFRYQIWRLERMA
- a CDS encoding 7-cyano-7-deazaguanine synthase (K06920: queC; 7-cyano-7-deazaguanine synthase [EC:6.3.4.20]), which translates into the protein MTKRAIVLLSGGLDSATVLAMARAQGFETYALSMRYGQRHSSELEAARRVAAALGATRHEIIDLDLRRFGGSALTDDTLEVPTDGASTGIPVTYVPARNTIMLSLALGWAEAVGGRDLFFGANAVDYSGYPDCRPEYVAAYETLANLATKAGVEGDRFRLHAPIIDLTKAEIIRAGIGLGVDYSLTVSCYQADDDGRACGVCDSCRIRRAGFEAAGVPDPTRYQGAA
- a CDS encoding tol-pal system protein YbgF is translated as MKARVSTLLWLAAVAGGGMLPLTQVHAGVFDDDEARKAVITLRDQFNGFQATATQRIEQNSRTTLDMQNQLEGLRQEVARLRGQNEVLQNTVDALQKQQKDYYADLDARLKKFEPQQVTVEGREGVAQPGEKPEYDAALKQFQAGDFKSAGNSFSAFVKKYPQSPYLPLAQYWLGNSLYAQRDYKGSTSVLQTMINNNPTHPKVPDAMIAVANNQLESGQKAAARKTLEQVVAKYPGTEGAQAASNRLKTLK
- a CDS encoding membrane protein (K03640: pal; peptidoglycan-associated lipoprotein), with the translated sequence MPQLMSKTLAVAALLALGACSSGVKLDDTANAGAGKGGVGTDPRAVTPVTAADPLNDPNSPLAKRSVYFDFDSYSVKSDYQGMLTEHAKYLGSNKGRKILIQGNTDERGTSEYNLALGQKRAEAVRRSLGSMGVPDGQMEAVSLGKEKPKATGHDEASWAENRRADINY
- a CDS encoding translocation protein TolB (K03641: tolB; TolB protein), with amino-acid sequence MRKLWAPNWLSARRHNATQPATLPAFSASPLAGRRALMAWLAAALTMAAGAAHAQLNVEISGVGSSQIPVATANFQGEAQAPQNLTAIIRADLARSGRLRNVDPGGATVAESANVDLGSWKSRGADAFVAGSVTPAGGGQYEVRFRLYDTVKGQSLGGLAFTVNQGQLRVTAHKIADYIYEKLLGERGVFATRLSYVSRVGGRYQLLISDSDGQNSQVALTSNEPIISPSWSPDGRRVAYVSFEAKKPVVYVHDLATGKRTLVSNQKGNNSAPSWSPDGQHLALALSRDGNTQVYQVNADGSGIRRLSRSSAIDTEPQYSPDGKSIYFTSDRGGAPQVYRMPAGGEESGGAQRVTFKGSYNVSPRISPDGKYLAYISRAGGFKLQLQDLSNGDVTSLTDTANDEAPSFAANGKYILYATRVGGRAVLAAVSTDGRTRQVLSLQSGDVREPSWGPFMQ
- a CDS encoding TonB-denpendent receptor (K03646: tolA; colicin import membrane protein); the protein is MPLRLPLRPMNTVAAYPYQPVKERGTLRSFLFALVMHLLLGIVLYYGVRWQSSTPVGAEAELWEEIPAATAPPPPPEPEPVVQPRPVPPPPQVKSKVEEDADIALERQKRRAEAAAREEAERKEAAARKEAERKEAERKEAARKEDERREAERKEAQRKDDAKKKAAQQEQQRKELAERKETERKEADAKAKAQADAKAKNEAEAKAKAKADADAKAKREAAANAQRQSELARLQALASGSNAGGGGVGSSAGAGAGGGGKASPGYADRVRRRVKPNIVFTEDVQGNPTAVVSVRLAPDGSLMSARLSKSSGNSDWDNAVLRAVERSDPLPRDEDGKAPGSFTITFRPKD